The genomic DNA AGAACGTGCGCTACATGGAGGTGCGCTATTCGCCGCTGCTGCATCTCGAGCGGGGGCTCACCTACGACGAGATCGTCGCGGCGGTGCAGGAGGGGCTCGACCGCGCCCGGCGCCGCTACGGCATCGTGTGCGGCCAGATCATCTGCGGCATCCGGCACATCTCGGCGGCATCGAGTCTGGAACTGGCCGAGCTGGCCGTGCGCTGGAAGGGGCGGGGCGTGGTGGGCTTCGATCTCGCGGGCGCCGAGCGCGACTTCCCCGCCAAGGAGCACATCGAGGCCTTCTACACGGCGCTGAACAGCAACGTGAACATCACGATCCACGCGGGCGAGGCCTTCGGGGCGCCGTCGATCCACCAGGCGCTGCACTACTGCCGCGCCCACCGCATCGGCCACGGCACCCACCTGAACGAGGACCCCGAGCTGATGGCCTATGTGAACGACCACCGCATCCCCGTCGAGGTGTGCCTGGCCAGCAACATGCAGACCAAGGCCATCCCCGACTTCCGCAGCCATCCCATCCGGCAGTTCCTGGCCGACGGACTGCGGGTCACCCTGAACACCGACAACCGCCTCGTCAGCGGCACCACCGTCACCAACGAGTACCGCCTCGCCGTCGAGCACTACGACCTGAGCGAGGACGAGGTCCTGACCCTGGTGATGAACGGGTTCAAGTCGGCGTTCCTGCCCCTGCGCGAAAAGGCCGATCTGGTCGACCGGGTCCTGGCCGAATTCTCCAGCCTCGGGGCGAACTTCAGCGGCGAGATCTCGCGGCGGCGCCGGGTGCAGATCTAGCCGACCCGCCGGCTCACCCCGCCAGCCACGCCCAGGCCAGCGCGACGTCGATCAGGGCCCACAGACCCAACGCCGTGTACATGCCGCGCTCGTGTCGCGCCGCGTTCCAGCGCGCCGCGCGGGCCCGCCACCAGGCCACGTGCAGGCACCACAGGCCCAGCGCCGCCGCCGGCACCCACCAGGCGGCCGTCCGTTCCGCCCCGACGAGGGCGCCGCCCAGCACCCCCGCCGCCGCCAGCCCCAGTCCGAGCGCCAGCGCGAGGGCCCGCCGGGTGCCGAGGGCCGTGGCGAGGGTGCGATCGCCCCGCGCGCTGTCGTCGGCGGCCTGGTAGATCTGGGTCAGGGGATAGAAGGAGCCGAAGAGCAGGCCGAATCCGGCCACGAAGCCCCAGCCCGGGCCCGTCGGGCCCCCGCCGCCCGTGGCCAGGCCGGCCGCGGTGGTGCCGGCGCCGTAGCCGACCATGTTCACGGCCAGGTCCCAGCCGGGACGCGCCTTCAGACGCACCGCCGGGTGGGAGTAGGCCACCGACAGCAGCACGCATCCTGCCGTCACCGCCGCAAAGAACGGCCCCACCGCCCGGGCCCCGAGAACCACCCCGGCAGCCATGGCCGCCAGCGCGAAGGGGGCCAGTCCCGGCGGCGGCACCGGGGGCGCGGCCAGGTAGGCGACGGGCCCCGTGTCGCGATCGTAGGCGCTGTTGAAGGCGAGGGTGCCGCCGTTGAGCAGCACGACCCAGGCCGCCCAGCCGCCCAGCAGCGACGCGGGAGCCAGGCCGTGCGCCCAGGCGGCGAACCCGGACTCCGGGCCCGGACCCGCCAGCAGCACGGCCAGGGCGAACTGGGCCGTCAGGATGGGCCACTGGGCCGGACGCGCCAGCCGCACGGCCGCGGTCAACCAGCCGACGGGGGTCATCGAACCGCCACGGCCGGCGCCGGCGGGGCCACGCGGTCGAGTTCCGCGACCAGCCAGGACGTGTCGAACGTCGCGTCGCGGCACGGCGCCGCCATGCCCGTCAGCGGGGCCAGCAGGGCGGGAAACTCGGGCACGTGCACGAGGGCCTTGATCAGTCGGTCGTGGCAGGCGGTGGCCACGATGACGTCAGGGCGGTGCTCACGGGCCAGGGCGAAGGCGATGTGGCTGCGGAAGGCGACCAGGGCCGTGAGGCCGCGGTCGGCGCAAGCGGCCGCGGCGTCGCCCACGGGGCAGGCACGGCAGCTCAGGCAGGGCTCCACCGACGTCTGCACGTCGACCCGGCAGCCGGTCTGCTTGACGCAGCGGGGCAGGATGAGCAGGGCGCTGCGGGGCGGCTGGCGCCGCAGGTGACGGCGCACGCGCCGGTTCTGGCGTTCCACCAACCAGGCGATGAAGCGGGTCTCGAACCGGGGGGCCGGCCGCAGCAGCCGCCGCACGGCCGCGACCCAGATCCGGCGCCAGGGCCCCTGCCAGGGCGAGCGGAAGCTGCTGCCGCTCATGGTGTTCCCTGCCCCTCGGGACACCCGGCGGCCAGCCAGGCGCGGCGCACCGCGTAGGCCAGGATCCCGAAGCTGACCGCCACGTTCAGGGAATCCTTGGCGCCCGCCATGGGGATCTCGACCACGTGGTCGGCCAGGTCCACGATGGCCGGATCGACCCCGTGCACCTCGTGCCCCACCACGCAGACGTGGGGGAAGGGGTAGGGGAAGTCGTCCCACGGGCGGGCCTGCGGCGTCTGTTCCAGCACGACGAGGGGGCGGCCGGTGTCCCGCAGCGCCCGCGCCGCCGCCACGGCATCTTTCTGGTAACTCCATGGTACGGATTGCGTTGCGCCGAGGGCGACCTTCTCCATGTCCGGCCGGGGCGGCGTGGCCGTCATGCCCGTGAGCACGAGGCCGCCGAAACCGGCGCCGTCGGCGGTGCGGAAGATCGAGCCCACGTTCCACACGCTGCGGATGTTGTCGAGCAGGGCAAAGACCGGCATCCGGGCCCGCAGGGCGGATCCGGACCGGTCGCTGCCGCCGGCAGGCGGCGGAAAAGGGGTGGTGAAGACCATGACGCTCCCATATTCGCGCAGCCCGCAAGGTTTTGCAACGTTCCCGGTAAACCCGCGGCCCCGGCGGTCGATAGGTAGGCAGGAGACCGCCCGACAACGCCCAAACGAGGAACCTGCACCGTACATGAAGCGCAAGA from bacterium includes the following:
- the add gene encoding adenosine deaminase; translated protein: MPSSAARPTLAFLHALPKTDLHVHLDGSLRPETVLELSRRFDTGYEFSTLDDVLAVCRVPDDCESLVEYLRVFDITLKLMQEKDELTRIAYELAEDAHRENVRYMEVRYSPLLHLERGLTYDEIVAAVQEGLDRARRRYGIVCGQIICGIRHISAASSLELAELAVRWKGRGVVGFDLAGAERDFPAKEHIEAFYTALNSNVNITIHAGEAFGAPSIHQALHYCRAHRIGHGTHLNEDPELMAYVNDHRIPVEVCLASNMQTKAIPDFRSHPIRQFLADGLRVTLNTDNRLVSGTTVTNEYRLAVEHYDLSEDEVLTLVMNGFKSAFLPLREKADLVDRVLAEFSSLGANFSGEISRRRRVQI
- a CDS encoding UbiA family prenyltransferase, whose product is MTPVGWLTAAVRLARPAQWPILTAQFALAVLLAGPGPESGFAAWAHGLAPASLLGGWAAWVVLLNGGTLAFNSAYDRDTGPVAYLAAPPVPPPGLAPFALAAMAAGVVLGARAVGPFFAAVTAGCVLLSVAYSHPAVRLKARPGWDLAVNMVGYGAGTTAAGLATGGGGPTGPGWGFVAGFGLLFGSFYPLTQIYQAADDSARGDRTLATALGTRRALALALGLGLAAAGVLGGALVGAERTAAWWVPAAALGLWCLHVAWWRARAARWNAARHERGMYTALGLWALIDVALAWAWLAG
- a CDS encoding DUF116 domain-containing protein — encoded protein: MSGSSFRSPWQGPWRRIWVAAVRRLLRPAPRFETRFIAWLVERQNRRVRRHLRRQPPRSALLILPRCVKQTGCRVDVQTSVEPCLSCRACPVGDAAAACADRGLTALVAFRSHIAFALAREHRPDVIVATACHDRLIKALVHVPEFPALLAPLTGMAAPCRDATFDTSWLVAELDRVAPPAPAVAVR
- a CDS encoding TrmH family RNA methyltransferase; its protein translation is MVFTTPFPPPAGGSDRSGSALRARMPVFALLDNIRSVWNVGSIFRTADGAGFGGLVLTGMTATPPRPDMEKVALGATQSVPWSYQKDAVAAARALRDTGRPLVVLEQTPQARPWDDFPYPFPHVCVVGHEVHGVDPAIVDLADHVVEIPMAGAKDSLNVAVSFGILAYAVRRAWLAAGCPEGQGTP